aaacagtaatGAGATAGATACCATTTTAAACCTCCAAAGCCTGGCCAAGTTAAAGCTGGATAATACCAAGTGTGGAGGGGGATttaaggaaggagaggaagcttTATTTGCTGGTGTGAGAGTAGATTAATACTGTCTTTCTGGAGAGCAATCTGGCAATATTTAGTAAATGCTAATAAACTTATCCTTATGACCTAGAGGACATACTTCAAAAATTATGTCAAAAATACTCtcaaaaataccataaaaatgACTTGTATGAGGGTGTTTAGAGCTACAATGTCTGTGGTCTGGGCAATTGGAGGCAGTTCAGGTACCCACCATTggagaatgaataagtaaattgtGGTGGGTACGCACCCTGGAATGTCACGTTACAAGCAGAGGCTACACGCAGAAACATGGACAGACGGTAAGACCATCACGCTCAGTAAAAAGGTAAGAAAGAGAGCCattcctgtaaaataaaaatacctacaCACACTAAACAATACTTCTTTTTGCACAGGGATGCGTTGATATTCAGAAATACATGTGAAACATTAGAGCCACGACCTATGGCAATGGTAGAGATGGCGGTAAGTGTtcagtggggagggaaggagaagatgAGCACAGGATCACACCCacgcacgtgtgcacacacacacacacacacagaaacttgTATGGAACAATGATCATGTGCATTGGACTGAGGAATATGATGAGTACAAATCTTTTAACCTGTGATACCAAAAGTCTTCTTTCTTCTAGGGAGATTTGTGTCTTAAAGAATGCATTTCCAGTCATGGATTTTCAAGCAGGAGTCAATGagtttggaaattattttatgtatgtggTAAACGAATATTTATTTTGCCGTTATacgccaggcactattctaggtgctAGGCACAGTATAGTGAATGAGACAGCCAAAGCCTGCTTCTGGTTGAGGATTCTGATTAGTCCTTCTTGGCATTAGATCAAGTAAATTGTCACATATTCCAAATCAACCATGTGTATGGTCTGTCTGGGACCTGGGAGGTGGGCACTGGGGTCGCTCTTCATCTGCAGTGGCTTTGGGAGAGACTTGAAAATTCACAAGGAAATGACTGCAGAAAAGGCCCAttataatctgaaaatatttagCATACATATGTCTTTGGTTGTTGTTTTCACAGGAGCACCTTTTTGTTATATCCAcaatctcttcttcttttttttttttttttttttttttttttttttttttttttttttagacagaatcttgctttgttacccagatTATAgcgcagtggggcgatcttgtctcactgcaacctcagtctcccgggttcaagtgattctcccacctcaccctccggagtagctgggactacaggcgcatcaACATGcctgtaaatttttgtatttttagtagagacagggtttcaccatgttgaccagactggtctcaaactcctgacctcaggagatctgcccacctcagcctcccaaagtgctgggattacaggcacgagccccGCGCCCAGCCTCACAATCTCTTCTAACAGCAAATATTTCTGAGACTCCTAGTATGACTGTTCAGAAACCCCCACACAACACCAGAGCAGATTTTCCCTTTAGTGAGTTTTAGTTAAACTCACTGAAACTTAAGATCTAGGCTCCATTGACACTATCTTATTGATGCTTGGTCCATCAGGGACATACAATGAATAAGAGGCACACTGCTGCTCTTAAAGACGGCTTTGCAATTTTCTGGCATTCTCTTTCTGTTTCACagtgatttattttctattcagGAACAATAAGCTGGTAAGCAGGACTGGGCCAAACACCAACTTTAGAAATATCAAAAAGGCAGTCAATATGCTTTTACTGAGTCCTTCCTATGTGTGtagcactgttctaagtgttgGAGTTACAAAGACGAAAGACGCAGAGACTCTTCCCTTGAAAGCGCGTGATTCAACGATGTCAAAACTTATTTTCCCATGGAAACAAAATTATGTATGCTGGTCAGTTTCCCAGGCAAACCAACAAAAGCCTACTTAATCCACAAATAGCTTAAATCTAGTGCTAATAGAATTATACAGAGTTCTGGGCAAAAGTGGCCATATATAATAGGAAATTGAGTAAGGAAGAGTTTCATCATCTTTTCTTGGGCTCATAGTCAACCCCAAGGAAACATTTGGAacacacctatttttttttcaatttaacaaaaattatctcatttttatttgacaaataagaATTGTATATACAGTATTTATGTTACacaatatgatgttttaaaaattatttattttttaaattgacacattataattgtacgtatttatggagtataatttgatgttttgatataagtGTATGCTGTATAATGATACAATTAGgttagtgtatccatcacctcatgcatttatcattACTTTGTGGTGAGAATCCTCAAAAGCCTCTCTACTAGctattttgtaaaatacaatattttcctGTTAAATGTAGTCATTCTATTGTGTAATAGAACACCGAAATTATTCCTCCTAATTGTgtctttgtacccattgaccaacctctccccatcCCGCTTTCCCCACTTACTTCCCCTGTCTATGGTAACCACTGTtatattctctgcttctatatcaacttttttttttttttttttaagattccacatatgagtgagatcttgcagtatttgtttttctgcatctgatttatttcacttaacatgatgtccttcaggttcatccatgttattgtaaatgacaggatttcatttcttttatggcttaatactattccattgtgtaaatataccacattttctttatccattcatccatctgtggatacttaggttgatttcatgtatgttttgatatatgcatacattgtggaatggctaaagtGAGTGAATTAAcatatatgcattacctcacatacttggaattttttttttgtaatgagaaCATTTACAATCTATGCTCTTTGTGATTTTTAAGCATAACATATATTGTTCTTAACTATTGTTGTCACAATGGACAATAGAGCTCTTCAACTTATTCCTCTTCTTTAACTGAAATGTTGTATCCTTTGGGTAACATCTCCCCAATTCGCTGCCCCTTGcccacccagcccctggcaaccaccattctattctttctttctgtgagtTCAagtgttttagattccacatgcaAGTGTGATCACGTGGTGTTATTTACTCTCACTAATCTtcctttttgcttctttctcctcTGGCCACCTTCACAAATGCTCAGTGTCCTCATGTGGTTCCGACCCTTCACAGTGGCACCTTGCTTAGGTCTGTGCCATCTCAAAAAGTGGTCTAGGTTTTACAATTATTTACGTCCCTTCTCCCAGTTCTTCAACACTCCTGATCCTAACTAGTTGTGAGGAGAAAAATCTGATCATACAAATTTGCACTAATTCACATTCCTTCCCTCAGCAATAGGTACTTGCATTTTGATAGTTGCACTTGCTTCCTTCTCTTGCTCTGCAGGAGAATTTCCAGTCTagttttaagtgtatttttaagtaatttaaaggTAATGTGGAGCCTCTATATTCCTATATTTCCTTCCTCAGACATCCAtgtatgtgtgcgtatatatgtatacatatattgtgtatgtatacatatatatagtgtatatatacactatatacacacatatatgtgtatatacaatatatacatatacatatacaatatatacatatatacacacatatataatttttataaggtTATTTGGAAATATTATGTTGAGACCTGTGTGAAATTTAGAATTAGGTAAAATTTTAAGATGAACTATATCcattgtattcttttcttttaaaaaaagtttacatGTTAAGAAAAATGGTGATCAGATTGTTCAGCATTAGTATTTACAGACTTAAGTGGACATTGATTATAATTCAATTAATacaattttaagatatatttgcTTCTGCCTTGTTAGgatctcttaaaaaaatagtcccagaaagggaagaaaacaataaCTAGATTAGCCAAGActgttatttttgaaacagaagtCTGGTTTAGAATTCAGCatgtttaaaaatgagataaaattattttaataatggaATGATCTGTAAGTTGTCATTACCATTTACTTTAAAGCAGAGGATATAGGACACGGGTCCTTTTTTTCTGATCACCTCCAATGAGATAAGAATCTATAAAGTGGGCAGGAAAATGAGTCCGTGACCAAAATGCTTACTCAGCCTCTATAGGAGACCAAAAAATTGTATACTAAATCTGAACTCTACTAAGACAAAacaattgttttctttgaaaaatatgtagGGTTTAGAAAATTTCTGGGATTTGTCTGTAAAATACCCCCTGGGCTCTAATAGTGACGTTTTAGGGAAACGCTTACATCTCAAGGTGGGAAGAATAGAGGTGGTGCTTTGTGGGCTCCTGTGGTGGTTAGGTCGTTCTCAGAAGACAGTACTGGAAATTAGATAATTGCTGATGTCACATTttgcacaattaaaaaaaagtcgGTATCCTGGGGGCTATAAAAGCAGCCGCTTCTACCTTCCCCATCACAAGCAGAATCTTCAGAACAGGTAAGCGTTTCGGCAAACTTGGTACAATTGGTTAGTCTGATGAAATACTTCTTGATTAATTTTGTTCCTTCACGTTGTCTTCGACCAGGTTCTCCTTCCCCAGTCACCAATTGCTCGAGTAAGAGTTGTCTGCAATGGCAGCCCTGCAGAAATCTGTGAGCTCTTTCCTTATGGGGACTCTGGCCACCAGCTGCCTCCTTCTCTTGGCCCTCTCGGTGCAGGGAGGAGCAGCTGTACCCATCAGCTCCCACTGCAGGCTTGACAAGTCCAACTTCCAGCAGCCCTATATCACCAACCGCACCTTCATGCTGGCTAAGGAGGTATGCATCTCAATCCTGCGCTTTCTCATTGGATCTACTTGGAACCCAATGGTTCTTAAACTTTTCTTCAGAGCACCTCTAAGAGCTTTAGGAACCCATTGTTTATCCCTGCTGGCagataaattttctgttttttcagagactcTTTGGGaatctggccttttttttttttttttaacttgaactccttccttccattttggCCTTTATGATACATGTGATGAAttttttcattcatgttttaGTTAAACTCGGCCATTCAGTAACCCATctgatgactttttttcctttatgcctTTATGCATTGTTCTAAACTTATGCACACATCTGAATTCTGTTTCTAGTCTTTATGCGGTTGCTCTGGGGAGAGGGGATGGGGCACATGTCTacgtacagattttttttctatctgcTCAATGTCCAGGCACTtagtcttttcttctcttctaggCTAGCTTGGCTGATAACAACACAGACGTTCGTCTCATTGGGGAAAAGCTGTTCCGCGGAATCAGTGTAAGCTACAGCTGTGAAGAACAGGGCCGTGTGCCGTCCGTGGGTACTTGGATTGGTGGTAATGATGATTTAGGTCTTATCCCTTATGACCCTTGCTGTTTCCCTTCCACCTGTAGACGAGTGAGCGCTGCTATCTGATGAAGCAGGTGCTGAACTTCACCCTTGAAGAAGTGCTGCTCCCTCAATCTGATAGGTTCCAGCCTTATATGCAGGAGGTGGTGCCCTTCCTGGCCAGGCTCAGCAACAGTCTAAGCACATGTGTAAGTTCAGCTCTCAGCCTATGCCCACCtacccctccttccctccttcttccacAGAGACCCCCTTACCCCAACTCTCTCTTCTCCCCCCTACCCCTAAGCTAGCAGGAAGAAGTGTCTTGGCAGCAGTAGTATCAGGAGTCATTTGGGAGCACAgagtgtttgtttttgctttgattgAGTCACATCTTGAGTTTATAGTGGTGAAGGGGGTCTGGAACTTAAGTGTATAGAAGCTGCATTGGTTTGTCTCTGGAAAAAAGGCAACTCAGGTTGTGTAAAGTGAGAAAGGTGTTGGGAAAAACATCTAGATGTGGAAGTGGATCCACTGAGTCTAAGTTGTTGAGGGGAGGGGATGGCATGGAGAGAAAGTAGAAGAGAAAGTGGGAAATGGGAAGGCTTAATGTCAGCGGTGTGTCGGCAGACTGTTGCCCTGTTGATGTCATGGGAAGTGACAAAATCGGAGGCGTGTGAACTTGATGCCGCTGAACATATGAAACTATGAAAAAAAGTTTGAGTGGAGTGGGCCCAGTAAAAGGCCCTAGGACTTACTGAAGAGGGCTTAATTTTCACATGAGATGTTTTATGTGCATTTCTTGTTCTGAGCATGCTATTTTGTGGAGGTATTATTGAGGTTTTATTCCTTACAGAATTTGCATAAACCACTCCACTGTTTCCACAAACGCAAACCTCAGTAGGATTTCCCAAAGATGAAGAGAGGTCTCTTGTAAGGGAAGTGACTGGATTCTGGTGTCCAAGGGAATTCAAGAGCTCAGGAAATCTAGGTCACCGTTGAAATCTAGGTCATTGCGGGTGAAATTACTAAGAGTTTTAATTCCAGGTGAATTGTACCGTGCCCCCACGGGTGTGGAGGTTCATGAAGTTTCAGCACAACATTAAGATagttattcttgtttttgttttatagcacATTGAAGGTGATGACCTGCATATCCAGAGGAATGTGCAAAACCTGAAGGACACAGTGAAAAAGGTAGGACTGATAACTCTCAATGCTAAGTCATGCAATAGGAGAGAcaaatgctgtttttctttcctttctttcttcccaccaCTTTGTGATTTTTCACTTGATTCTCCTACCACCAGGGTGATTACTTTGGTGTCTGTGTATGTagagatatctatatatctagaAGTCAGTTTCCAAATTTCGCAAATTGTAGAATTCTAGAACTGGCTGGAATCTTAGGTTGTCCAGTCACATTACCTCACGTTCTGGGGGGCAAGTGGCAGAGACAGGGCTGAACACAGGTCTCCTGAATCCCAAGCTAATACTTTCCCCGGCAGTGATACAGATTAGTTTCATTAGTTCTTAGGGAAATTTCAGATTCCTATTGACTCATGTAATCTGAAGAAGCActtgtttaaaaacagaaaaatgcctATGGGCAAATTTATTTGAAGTCATTTTTGAAGGCATTCATGCATTGCTTTGCAACTTGGAGGAATAAACTCAGAACAACAATAAAAGAGCTGGACTTGCATATAGGGCTAATTTCTGGAGTAATCgatgcttatttttaattatcataaTATCTAACAGCTATTGATTTTAGTTTAAAATCAAGAGCAGATAACACCTGATCTCTTTTATACAGGTTCAAATAGACTAAAAACGTTAGCAAGAGATTTATTATAGTTAAATGGAAGTCTGAATTGGTAagccttttttcttcctctctcccttcaaGACCTTCCATTTtagtttcttccttcattccctcAATAAACCCCTAGCGAGCATTTATCCACGGTGGGCTGGTGTACATTTCTATAGTGAATGATACCATCATGTGGCCTATTTGGTGAAAAGAACAACAATGGAAGGCTTAGACTGACAATAGTGACTCACCCCAAAACCAGAGGAATGATTAGGAGCAGTGAAAGTGATGCTCTTACAAGCAGGTACAAGTAAATACTCAGAAACATGAAGGCTCAGTTGATGGAATTTTCAGTAATAAGCTTAACCTTAAttcctccttttttcctcttgactttttaaaaaagcatttcttCCTGAGCATCATTTAATGAACGTGACTGTTTCTTCCTTTGATAATTGAAGGCTTTGTAGTTTTATATTGTGAAGCTCAGTTCTCTAGTTATGGAACTATTATCTAGACATGGAGGGCTGAATGTTAGCATGTCACAGACAAGACGTGCTTTACACATCTTGCTTAAAAAATTCCTGATTTCAGCTTGCTTGTTGTCTTTAGAAAAGTGAAGTGTGAGAGAGGAAAATCTAATGGTGATCTGGGTGATTTTCAAgggctttaatccattttgaaagAATCAATTTCCTATTTGCAATGGTTTGCCACATGGAAGAATGATTATGCTTGTTTGCTGGTACCTTCAGAAAGCACAGGCGGGAGAGGAATGCTGTTCAGAGAAAGATCAACAGGAGGAGAAACTGTCAGAGCTGTCTGAAATAGGGTGGTCTCGGGAGGCCTTAATTTCCTCTCGCTGGGGGTAAAAGCAGAGCACAGGCTGGTAGTAAAATGCATGACAGACAGTAGGGgaagataaactttaaaattctttatagtCTTGGAGTCTTTGAGATAGAAAAGAATATCTTTTTGGCTTTATGTCAAAAGAAGTATGGAAAGGTGAAAGAGCggaagaaagcaggaaaagaaagatCAATGTACTGTATAGAGGATAATGGTGACAAGGTTTTTCTTGAAATAATGCAAATATGATAGATTACAGGAATTTCAATAGGGAATGCTTTTCACTTGAATTTGGGTTTCCTCTTCCATTAAGTTTGGGAGCCTCATCTGCATTTGACTTGGAGGGAGAAAGAATGAATGTTAGGACCTGTATCTGGTTTTCTATTAACTAAAGCAAGTGGAAAAGACTTACTTGACATTTTTCCCACGAAagtgaaaacttttcttttactctttgtCAAAATGGTGGAAACAGAAAAAGCCTCAATGTATTGGTAAATATATGGTTTGAAGTCTTCTGAGCTGAGATGTTTTAAATCAGGAGCGTCTAATCATTTGGCTTCCGTGGGCCATCTTGAAAGAATTGTCTTGGGACACACATAAAAtccactaacactaacaatagctgatgagctaaaaaaaaaaaaaaagtccatgcataaatctcataatgtttttagaaagtttatgaatttgtgttacAGTGcgttcaaagctgtcctgggccacgtGCAGCCCGTGGGTTGCGGGTTGGACAAGCTCTTTATAAGCCATCTGTCATAGATAGTTTTGGAGTTGCAAAACAGGCCAAGGCATAATGGGTGGCACTCAGGATCCCCCAGATCCCAGCCTCACTTCAGTCTGCTTGCTCTGGTTAAGAAGGGGTGGTCAACCCTCTGGCCAGCTTTTAAACAGCTTCATTAGTGTGAGGTGCACCTGAAATTGATGCCTGCTGGTGGCCTCTCAGTCCAGAGAGCTGTCTTTTTAAGCTCTTTGGCAAATCATACAATACTCTTGCTAAAGGGGTATTACGATGAATGTTTTACAAATGCTTAAAACTTGGTTTCTGTCTCCATCAACCTAATCGTGCAATTTCTAATTTGTTCACTTTAGAAAATATGGCATAAATGCTCAAATACTTTTGCATTCTTATTTTCACAGCTTGGAGAGAGTGGAGAGATCAAAGCAATTGGAGAACTGGATTTGCTGTTTATGTCTCTGAGAAATGCCTGCATTTGACCAGAGCAAAGCTGAAAAATGAATAACTAACCCTTTTTCCCTGCTAGAAATAACAGTTAGATCCCCCAAAGcgattttttttaaccaaaaggaGGATGGGAAGCCAAACTCTATCATGAAGGGTGGATTCCAAATGAACCCCTGCTTTAGTTACAAAGGAAACCAATGCCACTTTTGTTTATAAGATCAGAAGGTAGACTTTCTAAGCATAGACAtttattgataacattttattgtaACTGGTGTttatacacagaaaataatttattttttaaacaattgtctTTTTCCATAAAGAAGATTACTTCCCATTCCtctaggggaaaaaaaccctaaatAACTTCATGTTTCCATAATTAgtactttatatttataaatgtatttattattattattataagaatGCAtcttatttatatcattttattaatatggatttatttatagaaacattATTTGATATTGCTACTTGAGTATAAGGCAAATATTGATATTTATGACAATAGTTATAGAGCTATAACATGTTTATTTGACCTCAATAAACACTTGGATATCCTAAGTCTTGTGgctttgtgatttttctcttttaatatcatcatcatcatcattgtcatgtTACCATTCCCATAACATTATTCTTGACTCTAAGAAAATGAGGTAACTATTAgtattattccaattttacaaatgagaaagctgCATTAGAGACactttaagaaacattttataactataagtAGTTGACCCTTATTGAGCCGGGTCTGTCTGATTTCAAGGCTCTCTGCTATAGTGCCTATACTGGTTTATTAGGTTGACTCAGCATGTaccattgaaaagaaaaaaggtaagaaattGAAAAGAACTTATCATAAGTCATTTATGGATAAAAGAAAGGAGTGATGATGCTGGAGAGAAATACATGTCGCCTCTATTGCTATGGATAAACTGTTTTAGTTCTAGTTCAGGCCTACTGAAAGGTGCACTCTCCAGTCTCCCTGAAAGTAAGACACTAAAGGAACAGGAAAGTTGTGTTTTGGGGAGTCTTTCCTACTAGTAAATTTAGCACTGATAGGGAAGTCTCACAGGTGGAAGACGGGCAAGATACTCTGaaacacacagagagagggaaagggttTCATCTTCAAAATTTGTACAATGctacagagaagagagagaagaggtagagaTAAAGGTTGGATTTGTTCTACCAAGAAGAATGGACAAAGGATGCCGGCAATGAAGAGCCGTTCCTGGGGGAAGGGCTTTGAAAGATTGTGTAGGTCTTTTCATACAAGGTCAAAGTCAATGATAGGAAGTGAGTCGCCAGCTGCTAAGGTATTTTCTTCTCCAAGCAATCAGGAACCAACTTTGCAGGTCACTTGCCAGTTGTTGGCCAAGTTCCTGCAGGATTAGGT
The Rhinopithecus roxellana isolate Shanxi Qingling chromosome 10, ASM756505v1, whole genome shotgun sequence DNA segment above includes these coding regions:
- the IL22 gene encoding interleukin-22 — encoded protein: MAALQKSVSSFLMGTLATSCLLLLALSVQGGAAVPISSHCRLDKSNFQQPYITNRTFMLAKEASLADNNTDVRLIGEKLFRGISTSERCYLMKQVLNFTLEEVLLPQSDRFQPYMQEVVPFLARLSNSLSTCHIEGDDLHIQRNVQNLKDTVKKLGESGEIKAIGELDLLFMSLRNACI